A region from the Pseudomonas promysalinigenes genome encodes:
- a CDS encoding ABC transporter permease yields MDLDLLGNILYAMVRCGTPLLLVALGELVCEKSGVLNLGQEGMMLFGAVVGFITAFATGSLWLGVLMACLAGMLLASLFALVALGCQANQVATGLALTIFGVGLSAFVGSAWVGKPLSGFEAQAIPLLADLPIIGHMLFNQDLLVYLSFALFLLVAWVLLKSRTGLILQAVGENPDAASAMGLPVLRVRTLAVLFGGAMAGLAGAYLSLAYTPMWAENMTAGRGWIALALVVFASWRVRRVLLGAYLFGLASILHLVAQGVGVNFPANLLAMLPYVATIVVLVVLSRDALKTRLYAPVSLGQPWKAGR; encoded by the coding sequence ATGGATCTCGATCTACTTGGCAACATCCTCTACGCCATGGTGCGTTGCGGTACTCCCCTGTTACTGGTGGCGTTGGGCGAACTGGTGTGCGAGAAGAGCGGCGTGCTCAACCTCGGCCAGGAAGGCATGATGCTGTTCGGCGCAGTGGTGGGTTTCATCACTGCCTTCGCCACTGGCAGCCTGTGGCTTGGCGTGCTCATGGCGTGCCTGGCCGGCATGCTACTGGCCTCGCTATTCGCCTTGGTCGCCTTGGGCTGCCAAGCCAACCAAGTGGCTACCGGCCTTGCCCTGACCATCTTCGGCGTCGGCCTGTCGGCGTTCGTTGGCAGTGCCTGGGTCGGCAAGCCGCTCAGTGGCTTCGAAGCGCAGGCCATACCGCTACTGGCCGACCTGCCAATCATCGGCCATATGCTGTTCAACCAGGACCTGCTGGTCTATCTGTCTTTCGCCCTGTTTCTACTGGTCGCCTGGGTGCTGCTCAAAAGCCGCACCGGGCTGATTCTCCAGGCCGTTGGCGAAAATCCCGATGCCGCCAGTGCCATGGGCCTGCCGGTGCTGCGTGTTCGCACCCTGGCGGTGCTGTTCGGCGGCGCCATGGCCGGCCTGGCTGGTGCCTATCTGTCGTTGGCCTACACACCGATGTGGGCAGAAAACATGACGGCCGGCCGGGGGTGGATCGCCTTGGCGCTGGTGGTATTCGCCAGTTGGCGGGTGCGCCGGGTGCTACTGGGCGCTTACCTGTTCGGCCTGGCCAGCATCCTGCACCTGGTCGCCCAGGGCGTTGGCGTGAACTTCCCGGCCAACTTGCTGGCGATGCTGCCGTATGTGGCGACCATCGTGGTGCTGGTGGTGCTGTCGCGCGATGCGCTCAAAACCCGGCTGTACGCTCCAGTTTCGTTAGGCCAGCCCTGGAAGGCAGGCCGCTGA
- a CDS encoding BMP family ABC transporter substrate-binding protein: MHQKKRTSLLRALTAAIGLSTALSAAAADPLKVGFVYIGPIGDHGWTYQHEQGRQALIKQFGDKVSTSFVENVPEGADAERVIRNMAKSGYNLVFATSFGYMNPTAKVAKQFPKVTFEHATGYKQDKNLGTYLATSYEGRYVGGYLAAKMTKTKKIGYVASFPIPEVLRDINAIQLALDKYNPGSEIKVVWVNSWFDPGKEADAANALIDQGVDVLFQHTDSPAPIQTAERRGIYAVGYASDMAHFGPKAVLTSIVNNWGPHYIKSTQAVMDGNWKPQDYWGGLADGTVQLPISDLVPADVKSGAEQIIASIKDGSFHPFTGPIFNQSGELKIAEGAVASNTELAGMNYYVKGITAQLPK, encoded by the coding sequence ATGCATCAGAAAAAACGCACCTCGCTGCTACGCGCCCTGACCGCCGCAATCGGTCTGAGCACAGCGCTGTCTGCCGCTGCTGCCGACCCACTGAAGGTAGGTTTCGTCTACATCGGCCCGATCGGCGACCATGGCTGGACCTACCAGCATGAACAAGGTCGCCAAGCGCTGATCAAGCAGTTCGGTGACAAGGTGAGCACCAGCTTCGTCGAGAACGTGCCAGAGGGTGCCGATGCCGAACGCGTGATCCGCAACATGGCCAAAAGCGGCTACAACCTGGTCTTTGCAACCTCTTTCGGTTACATGAACCCTACCGCTAAAGTCGCCAAGCAGTTCCCCAAGGTCACCTTCGAGCACGCCACAGGCTACAAGCAGGACAAGAACCTGGGCACCTACCTGGCCACCTCGTATGAAGGGCGCTATGTCGGCGGTTACCTCGCAGCGAAAATGACCAAGACCAAGAAGATCGGCTATGTGGCGTCCTTCCCCATCCCGGAAGTACTGCGTGACATCAACGCCATCCAGCTAGCACTGGATAAGTACAACCCTGGCAGCGAAATCAAGGTGGTTTGGGTGAACTCCTGGTTCGATCCCGGCAAGGAGGCCGATGCCGCCAATGCGCTGATTGACCAAGGCGTGGACGTACTGTTCCAGCACACCGACAGCCCGGCGCCGATCCAGACAGCCGAGCGTCGTGGTATCTACGCAGTGGGCTATGCCTCGGACATGGCGCACTTCGGGCCCAAAGCGGTGTTGACGTCCATCGTCAACAACTGGGGGCCGCATTACATCAAGAGTACCCAGGCGGTCATGGATGGGAACTGGAAGCCCCAGGATTATTGGGGCGGCCTGGCTGACGGCACCGTCCAGTTGCCGATCAGCGACTTGGTACCGGCGGATGTGAAAAGCGGGGCCGAGCAGATCATCGCCAGCATCAAGGACGGCTCGTTCCACCCGTTCACAGGGCCAATCTTCAACCAGAGCGGCGAGTTGAAGATTGCCGAGGGCGCGGTGGCCAGCAATACCGAACTGGCCGGCATGAATTACTACGTCAAAGGCATCACTGCCCAGTTGCCCAAATAA
- a CDS encoding 2-oxoglutarate and iron-dependent oxygenase domain-containing protein → MNTLPIIDIAPLYQHDPAARQAVARQIDAACRHWGFYYIKGHPITAQRIAELTAAAKDFFARPCEEKLRIDITRSAHHRGYGAIATEQLDPSRPSDLKETFDMGLHMAADHPDVLAGKPLRGPNRHPAIAGWETLLQQHYQDMHALSLTLLRAMAEALGIEQDFFDQRFAEPISVLRMIHYPPRQRASSSEQQGAGAHTDYGCITLLYQDNAGGLQVRSRDGQWIDAPPIEGTYVVNIGDMMARWSNDRYTSTPHRVISPLGVDRYSMPFFAEPHPDTEISCLPNCSSSANPAKYPPVSCSAYMLSRFAETYAYRREAL, encoded by the coding sequence ATGAATACACTGCCGATCATCGACATCGCCCCGCTTTATCAGCACGACCCCGCCGCTCGCCAGGCCGTGGCTCGGCAAATCGACGCCGCTTGCCGCCACTGGGGTTTCTATTACATAAAAGGCCACCCTATCACCGCCCAGCGTATCGCCGAACTCACAGCGGCGGCCAAGGATTTCTTCGCCAGGCCCTGCGAGGAAAAACTGCGCATCGACATCACCCGCAGCGCCCACCACCGGGGGTATGGGGCCATCGCTACCGAACAGCTCGACCCGAGCCGCCCTAGCGACCTCAAAGAAACCTTCGACATGGGGCTGCACATGGCGGCCGATCACCCTGATGTGCTGGCCGGTAAACCGCTGCGCGGGCCCAATCGGCATCCGGCCATTGCCGGCTGGGAAACCTTGCTGCAACAACACTACCAAGACATGCACGCCCTCTCTCTGACTTTGTTGAGGGCCATGGCCGAGGCATTGGGTATCGAGCAGGACTTTTTCGACCAGCGCTTTGCCGAGCCCATCAGCGTGCTGCGCATGATCCACTACCCACCCCGCCAAAGGGCCAGCAGCAGCGAGCAGCAAGGAGCCGGTGCCCATACCGACTACGGCTGCATCACCCTGCTGTATCAGGACAACGCCGGCGGCCTGCAAGTGCGCAGCCGCGATGGTCAATGGATCGATGCCCCTCCCATCGAGGGGACCTATGTGGTGAACATCGGCGACATGATGGCGCGCTGGAGCAATGACCGCTATACCTCGACGCCGCATCGGGTGATCAGCCCGCTGGGGGTGGACCGCTACTCGATGCCGTTCTTCGCCGAACCGCATCCGGACACCGAGATCAGTTGCCTGCCGAACTGCTCGAGCAGCGCTAACCCGGCCAAATATCCGCCGGTTTCATGCAGCGCCTACATGCTTTCACGATTTGCCGAAACCTACGCCTACCGCCGTGAAGCGCTCTGA